A window from Drosophila kikkawai strain 14028-0561.14 chromosome 2L, DkikHiC1v2, whole genome shotgun sequence encodes these proteins:
- the LOC108074588 gene encoding very long chain fatty acid elongase F-like, giving the protein MTSPDPIRLAFFKTPWPTLGVLAAYLLFVLKVGPKLMDRRQPFELRGVIKAYNIIQIVYNSALFVYVCYVVFSFYDLRCPITLPLGHKGKDLERLFANAYYINKLIDLVETVFFVLRKKSKQISFLHVFHHVSVILACYLLQTLHGHGGIGAWMVILNLIVHACMYTYYLLSSISPGVQKASLWWKKYITIIQLIQFALVMLHMIDMIMQSDCRAPRPGIYAFGFLYGALTVMFSKFYYQSYINPSRKKAKGSL; this is encoded by the exons ATGACTTCGCCAGATCCAATTCGGTTGGCTTTCTTTAAGACTCCCTGGCCCACCCTTGGGGTGCTGGCAGCCTACCTTCTGTTCGTCCTGAAGGTGGGTCCCAAGCTCATGGACCGTCGACAGCCCTTTGAACTGCGCGGTGTGATCAAGGCTTATAACATCATACAAATCGTGTACAATAGTGCGTTGTTCGTATAC GTCTGCTACGTCGTCTTTAGTTTCTACGACTTGAGGTGCCCCATAACCTTGCCCTTGGGCCATAAGGGCAAGGATTTAGAGCGACTTTTCGCCAACGCGTACTACATCAACAAGCTCATTGATCTGGTGGAAACGGTGTTCTTTGTGCTGCGCAAGAAGAGCAAACAGATATCCTTTCTGCACGTCTTCCACCATGTGTCTGTGATCCTGGCCTGTTACCTCCTCCAGACTCTGCATGGTCACGGCGGCATTGGGGCCTGGATGGTTATCCTTAATTTGATTGTACACGCGTGTATGTACACTTATTACCTTCTGTCCTCCATTAGCCCGGGAGTGCAAAAGGCGAGTCTGTGGTGGAAGAAGTACATCACCATCATCCAGCTCATTCAGTTCGCTTTAGTTATGCTCCATATGATCGACATGATTATGCAGAGCGATTGCAGAGCTCCACGACCAGGGATCTATGCCTTTGGATTCCTATATGGGGCCTTGACTGTGATGTTCTCCAAGTTCTACTATCAGTCGTACATAAATCCCAGCCGGAAGAAGGCAAAGGGGTCCTTATAA
- the LOC108074498 gene encoding putative apoptosis-inducing factor 1, mitochondrial, whose product MSIISIWSVQCLTRRFFRQAYILANRRILVPPPLQPPPTYASFRSAHNNLYQMVKKRTFEARSKMQAKKYPNHQVCIPKNYEYENQLNEDVDPQASDNASAPGFPNVNYQAPPQSEQLIIKGYPDVQVCSAKDVLKSSECELNSSEPVIDSCKPKDPCKPKDPCAEFKRKRQETRCQPCNDGNATGGGGSDEECECRLKDLRLKCLLGALAALLTGGLLTWFLTRQPDDSEARRAAEEEELRKRRLIAGLVTSPASSEDLPNHVPYLIVGGGTAAFSACRAIKSNDATAKVLVISNEPRKPYMRPPLSKEIWYTPNPSEDPIKDYRFQQWTGSERSLFFEPEGYFVEPENLAGSAKGIAVAHGFAVKKVDHDERKVTLNDGYQIGYDSCLIATGCSPKNLNIFQDAPPSIREKVMVYRTPDDFDHLRKLAREKRSITIVGNGFIGSELACSLAHYSKENDGGKVYQVFEENGNMSQVLPDYLSRWTMAKMESQGVCVIPNASIRSATRDEADLKLELNNGMTLMSDVVVVCVGCSPNTELAAPSRLEVDRSRGGFVVNAELEARRNLYVAGDVSCFYDPLLGRRRVEHYDHSMVSGRLAGENMTGAKKPYQHQSMFWSDLGPEIGYEGVGLVDSSLPTVGVFALPSDAAERVDNLAEPKESGDSMGTADVEVFTKDGITCDPDDAADYGKGVVFYMKDDKVVGILLWNLFNRIGLARTIINKNKSYDNLNEVAKLFEINA is encoded by the exons ATGAGTATTATAAGTATCTGGAGCGTCCAATGCCTGACGCGAAGGTTCTTTCGCCAGGCGTACATCTTGGCCAACAGAAGGATACTGGTTCCGCCGCCATTACAGCCGCCGCCGACATATG CCTCTTTCCGGTCGGCACACAACAACCTTTATCAAATGGTCAAGAAACGCACCTTTGAGGCTCGCAGCAAAATGCAAGCCAAAAAATATCCCAACCATCAGGTCTGCATCCCCAAGAACTACGAGTACGAAAATCAATTGAATGAGGACGTGGATCCACAGGCTTCAGACAACGCTAGTGCCCCCGGCTTTCCAAACGTCAACTATCAAGCCCCGCCGCAGTCAGAGCAGCTCATTATAAAA GGCTATCCGGACGTGCAAGTCTGCAGTGCCAAGGATGTCCTGAAATCCTCGGAATGTGAGCTCAATAGCTCCGAGCCCGTTATCGATTCCTGCAAACCCAAGGATCCCTGCAAGCCCAAGGATCCCTGTGCAGAATTCAAGCGCAAGAGGCAGGAGACACGGTGCCAGCCCTGTAATGATGGAAATGCTACGGGTGGCGGTGGTAGTGATGAGGAGTGCGAGTGCCGGCTGAAGGATCTCCGTCTGAAGTGTCTACTGGGCGCGCTGGCGGCGCTGCTTACTGGAGGATTG CTAACCTGGTTCTTGACGCGACAGCCGGACGATAGTGAAGCCAGAAGGGCAGCTGAGGAAGAGGAGCTACGGAAGAGACGACTGATAGCTGGTCTAGTGACAA GTCCTGCCAGCTCCGAGGACCTGCCAAACCACGTACCTTACCTTATTGTCGGCGGCGGCACTGCTGCCTTCTCTGCGTGTCGAGCCATCAAGTCCAACGATGCCACCGCCAAGGTCCTGGTGATCAGCAACGAGCCCCGCAAACCTTACATGCGTCCGCCTCTCTCCAAGGAGATCTGGTACACGCCTAACCCAAGCGAGGATCCCATCAAGGATTACCGCTTCCAGCAGTGGACGGGCTCCGAAAGAAG CTTGTTCTTTGAACCGGAAGGGTATTTCGTGGAACCCGAGAACTTGGCTGGCAGTGCAAAGGGCATAGCCGTCGCTCACGGTTTCGCCGTCAAGAAGGTGGATCATGATGAGCGAAAAGTGACGTTAAACGACGGCTATCAGATCGGGTACGACTCGTGTCTGATTGCCACTGGCTGTTCCCCCAAGAACCTCAACATTTTCCAGGATGCGCCACCCAGCATTCGCGAAAAGGTAATGGTCTATCGCACTCCCGATGACTTCGACCACCTCCGCAAATTGGCGAGGGAGAAGCGATCGATCACGATCGTGGGCAACGGCTTCATCGGGAGCGAGCTGGCCTGCTCTCTGGCCCATTACTCCAAGGAGAATGATGGCGGCAAGGTATATCAGGTGTTCGAGGAGAACGGTAATATGTCGCAGGTCCTGCCGGACTACTTGAGCCGCTGGACGATGGCCAAGATGGAGTCGCAGGGTGTCTGTGTTATCCCCAATGCCAGCATTCGGAGCGCGACAAGGGATGAAGCTGATCTAAAGCTGGAGCTAAACAATGGCATGACCCTGATGTCCGATGTGGTGGTAGTCTGTGTTGGTTGCTCACCCAACACGGAGCTCGCCGCTCCGAGCAGGCTGGAAGTAGACAGGAGCCGCGGTGGCTTCGTGGTCAATGCTGAGCTGGAAGCCAGGCGAAACCTTTACGTGGCTGGTGACGTTTCCTGTTTCTATGACCCGCTGTTAGGCAGACGGCGAGTGGAGCACTATGATCACTCCATGGTCTCGGGCCGGCTGGCTGGTGAGAACATGACGGGAGCTA AGAAACCATACCAGCATCAGAGCATGTTTTGGTCGGATTTGGGTCCTGAAATCGGCTATGAGGGCGTCGGCCTGGTGGACTCCTCGCTGCCCACCGTGGGAGTCTTTGCCCTGCCCTCGGATGCTGCTGAACGCGTAGACAACCTGGCCGAGCCCAAGGAAAGCGGCGATTCCATGGGCACAGCCGATGTTGAAGTCTTTACCAAAGATGGCATTACCTGTGATCCCGACGACGCGGCGGACTACGGCAAGGGCGTGGTGTTTTACATGAAGGACGACAAGGTCGTGGGCATCCTGCTCTGGAATCTCTTCAACCGAATAGGCTTAGCTAGGactattattaataagaataAGAGTTATGATAACCTCAACGAAGTGGCCAAGCTGTTCGAGATTAACGCGTAG
- the LOC108074534 gene encoding putative apoptosis-inducing factor 1, mitochondrial: MSGVWSGRCLTRKFVRQAYILANSRILGPAQLQRSPAVYAALRSSHSSLYQKDRKTLCSAKDVLKSSDSSYSQSSSHKPSSPRSNDDGTASSGVDQDSESQKKDLRLTGLLAALAALFAGGVITWYLTQKTDDGDAKSAADEQRKRKLSAGPATTPASSKDLPKHVPYLIVGGGTAAFSAFRAIKSNDATAKVLMISNEFRKPYMRPPLSKELWYTPNPSEETNKDYRFKQWTGSERSLFFEPDEFFVAPEKLEESVNGGIAVAQGFAVKKVDAQKRIVTLEDGYQIEYDSCLIATGCAPKNLAVFHDAPPSIREKVMVYRTPDDFDRLRKLASEKRSITIVGNGFIGSELACSLAHYAKENGGGKVYQVFQEDSNMSRVLPDYLSRWTKTKMEAQGVCVIPNASIQSATRDASNLKLELNNGTTLVSDVVVVCVGCSPNTELAGPSRLEVDGSLGGFVVNAELEARRNLYVAGDASCFYDPLLGRRRVEHHDHSVVSGRLAGENMTGAKKPYQHQSMFWSDLGPEIGYEGIGLVDSSLPTVGVFALPSDAADKLPKPKEGGDSKGKKNVEVVTTNGVASDSDKTANYGKGVVFYMKDDKIVGVLLWNLFNRIGLARTIINQNKKYDDLNEVAKLFEIHA, from the exons ATGAGTGGAGTGTGGAGCGGGCGCTGCCTTACGCGGAAGTTCGTCCGGCAGGCATACATCTTGGCCAACAGCAGGATACTGGGACCGGCGCAGCTGCAGCGCTCGCCGGCGGTGTACG CCGCTCTCCGGTCGTCGCATAGCAGCCTCTATCAAAAG GATCGCAAGACCTTATGCAGCGCCAAGGATGTTCTTAAATCCTCTGACAGTTCATACTCACAGTCCAGTTCCCACAAACCCAGTAGCCCTCGTAGCAATGACGATGGAACAGCCTCCAGTGGCGTTGATCAGGACTCcgaaagccagaaaaaggatCTTCGCCTGACGGGCCTGCTGGCTGCTCTGGCGGCATTGTTTGCCGGAGGAGTG ATAACCTGGTACTTGACGCAGAAAACAGACGATGGCGACGCCAAAAGTGCAGCAGATGAGCAACGGAAGCGTAAGCTGTCAGCTGGTCCAGCCACAA CTCCTGCTAGTTCCAAGGACCTTCCAAAGCACGTTCCATACCTGATTGTCGGCGGCGGCACTGCTGCCTTCTCTGCGTTCCGTGCCATCAAGTCCAACGATGCCACCGCAAAGGTCCTGATGATCAGCAACGAGTTTCGCAAGCCCTACATGCGTCCGCCTCTTTCTAAGGAGCTCTGGTACACGCCCAACCCGAGCGAGGAGACCAACAAGGATTACCGCTTCAAGCAGTGGACTGGCTCGGAGAGAAG CTTGTTCTTTGAGCCTGACGAGTTTTTCGTGGCCCCCGAGAAGCTGGAGGAGAGCGTGAATGGCGGCATAGCCGTGGCTCAGGGTTTCGCCGTTAAGAAGGTGGACGCCCAGAAGCGGATAGTGACGCTAGAAGATGGCTATCAAATTGAGTACGACTCGTGCCTGATTGCCACTGGCTGTGCCCCCAAGAACCTCGCCGTTTTCCATGATGCGCCACCCAGCATTCGCGAAAAGGTAATGGTCTATCGCACTCCCGATGACTTCGACCGCCTTCGCAAATTGGCGTCAGAGAAGCGATCGATCACGATCGTGGGCAACGGCTTCATTGGGAGCGAGCTGGCCTGCTCCCTGGCCCATTACGCCAAGGAGAATGGTGGCGGCAAGGTGTACCAGGTGTTCCAGGAGGATTCAAATATGTCGCGGGTTCTGCCGGACTACCTGAGCCGCTGGACTAAGACCAAGATGGAGGCGCAGGGTGTCTGTGTTATCCCCAATGCCAGCATTCAGAGCGCGACCAGAGACGCATCCAATCTGAAACTGGAGCTGAACAATGGCACGACCCTGGTGTCCGATGTGGTGGTAGTCTGTGTTGGCTGCTCACCAAACACGGAGCTCGCTGGTCCGAGCAGGCTGGAAGTTGACGGGAGCCTCGGTGGTTTCGTGGTCAATGCTGAGCTGGAAGCCAGACGAAACCTGTACGTGGCTGGCGACGCCTCCTGCTTCTACGATCCGCTGTTGGGCAGGCGGCGGGTGGAGCACCATGATCACTCCGTGGTGTCCGGACGACTGGCTGGAGAGAACATGACGGGAGCTA AGAAACCATACCAGCATCAGAGCATGTTCTGGTCGGATTTGGGTCCTGAGATCGGCTACGAGGGCATCGGTCTGGTGGACTCCTCGCTGCCCACCGTGGGAGTGTTTGCTTTGCCGTCGGATGCCGCCGACAAGCTGCCAAAGCCCAAGGAGGGTGGCGATTCCAAGGGCAAAAAGAATGTTGAGGTCGTTACCACAAATGGCGTTGCCTCCGATTCCGATAAGACGGCAAACTACGGCAAGGGCGTGGTGTTCTACATGAAGGACGATAAGATCGTGGGCGTCCTGCTCTGGAACCTCTTCAACCGGATAGGCTTAGCTAGGACAATAATTAATCAGAATAAGAAGTATGATGACCTCAATGAGGTGGCAAAACTATTCGAGATTCATGCGTAG
- the LOC108074535 gene encoding uncharacterized protein, with product MKYRMLNKRKLAASPSPVKREVPEEDVTIDTTAHSALELEAASALLLLRYQYDRQICNSIISYTATTRSPTPPPVIADNTTPKDQTVRPPVAATQPLKKRSIPPHLLRRSLTPAKSVTSVTSNNSIVKAKARTPVPGSDQTRGCNKSLLKSCRNMIREFLDNQELI from the coding sequence ATGAAGTACCGCATGTTGAACAAACGCAAGCTCGCGGCCAGTCCTTCGCCAGTTAAGAGAGAGGTCCCGGAAGAGGACGTCACCATTGACACCACCGCCCATAGTGCCCTGGAGCTGGAGGCAGCATCGGCTCTCCTCTTGCTTCGCTACCAATACGATCGTCAGATCTGCAATAGTATTATTTCATACACTGCAACAACCCGATCGCCAACACCTCCGCCTGTGATCGCTGACAATACGACACCAAAGGATCAGACAGTTCGCCCGCCAGTCGCCGCCACTCAGCCGTTAAAGAAACGTTCCATACCACCGCATCTCCTGCGGAGATCCTTGACGCCAGCCAAATCTGTGACCTCGGTGACCAGTAACAACTCTATAGTGAAGGCGAAAGCAAGGACTCCTGTTCCCGGAAGCGACCAGACGCGCGGCTGCAACAAATCCCTGCTCAAGTCCTGCAGGAATATGATTCGCGAGTTCTTGGACAATCAGGAGCTTATCTAA